The Clostridium sp. AWRP genome has a window encoding:
- the ablA gene encoding lysine 2,3-aminomutase, whose protein sequence is MQSVIEEKLKEIEKNYENKNFSHWKDWKWQLKNSITKVSVFERLLNIKFTDEEREELEKITSTFPLSITPYYLSLIDSDDYKHDPIFLQAFPSISESMVGNHDMEDPLHEDKDSPVPGITHRYPDRVLFHISNVCAMYCRHCTRKRKVGDISSIPDKEELKKGIDYIRNTPEVRDVLLSGGDALLLSDEKLDWILTEIQKIPHVEVIRIGSRVPVVLPYRITDDLVNMLKKHHPIWINTHFNHPRELTEDSKEALRKLADAGIPLGNQSVLLAGINDCPEVIKKLCQQLVKNRVRPYYLYQCDLSEGLAHFRTPVSKGIEIMERLIGHTSGFAIPRYVIDAPGGGGKIPVMPSYLISSAPNKVILRNYEGIITSYKEPDTYKNHDCSKGCENCKLIMKTYEADKYKATGIEKLLLDSDDTISLIPKNNNRLQRREDIDED, encoded by the coding sequence ATGCAATCAGTAATAGAAGAAAAGCTAAAAGAAATTGAAAAAAATTATGAAAATAAAAATTTTTCACATTGGAAAGACTGGAAATGGCAACTTAAAAATTCAATAACAAAGGTTAGTGTTTTTGAAAGACTTTTAAATATTAAATTTACTGATGAAGAAAGAGAAGAATTAGAGAAAATTACTTCAACATTCCCTCTTTCTATAACACCATATTATCTATCATTAATTGACTCAGATGATTATAAACATGACCCAATATTTTTACAGGCTTTTCCCTCTATAAGCGAATCAATGGTTGGAAATCATGATATGGAAGATCCACTGCATGAAGATAAGGATAGCCCTGTTCCTGGAATAACACATCGTTATCCAGATAGAGTGTTGTTTCATATAAGTAATGTTTGTGCAATGTATTGCAGACACTGTACAAGAAAAAGAAAAGTAGGAGATATATCATCCATTCCTGATAAAGAGGAACTAAAGAAAGGAATTGATTATATAAGGAATACTCCTGAAGTAAGAGATGTTTTGTTATCTGGAGGAGATGCATTATTACTAAGTGATGAAAAGCTAGATTGGATATTAACTGAAATTCAAAAAATTCCCCATGTAGAAGTAATTAGAATAGGATCTAGAGTACCAGTTGTTCTCCCATATAGGATAACAGATGATTTAGTAAATATGTTAAAAAAACATCATCCTATATGGATAAATACTCATTTTAATCATCCAAGAGAACTTACAGAAGACTCAAAAGAAGCACTTAGGAAGCTTGCAGATGCAGGAATTCCACTTGGGAATCAAAGTGTTCTGTTGGCTGGAATAAATGATTGTCCAGAGGTAATTAAGAAGCTTTGTCAGCAGTTAGTAAAAAATAGAGTACGTCCATATTATCTATATCAATGTGATTTGTCTGAGGGTTTAGCTCATTTTAGAACCCCTGTTTCTAAAGGTATAGAAATTATGGAACGCTTGATTGGTCATACAAGTGGGTTTGCAATTCCAAGATATGTAATCGATGCTCCAGGTGGAGGCGGTAAGATACCAGTTATGCCAAGTTATCTTATTTCTTCTGCACCAAATAAAGTAATTTTAAGAAATTATGAGGGTATAATTACATCATATAAAGAGCCAGACACATATAAAAACCATGATTGCAGTAAAGGTTGTGAAAATTGCAAACTTATCATGAAAACATACGAAGCTGATAAGTATAAAGCTACAGGTATAGAAAAACTTCTATTAGATTCAGATGATACTATATCACTAATTCCCAAAAATAATAATAGATTGCAAAGACGAGAAGATATTGATGAAGATTAA
- the ablB gene encoding putative beta-lysine N-acetyltransferase — protein MKINYDKTEIIGNSIINHGKYNNRIYLMKLDKNDYPKIVSILGKMAVDNGYTKIFAKIPYSLKDEFINNGYIIEANIHGFYNGIEDAIFISKYFSKERSTIKERNEIEKIINFSKAKDKINTQIKLEQDYQFYICGENDIDQMCKVYKEVFKTYPFPIHDPKYVKETMDNNSIYFSIKVKDKIVSLASTEMDYSSKSVEMTDFATLPQYRGHGFSIFLLKKMEEKMRRKNFYAAFTIARALSYGMNVTFSKLNYNYGGTLINNTNISGELESMNIWYKILSENK, from the coding sequence ATGAAGATTAATTATGATAAAACAGAGATAATAGGCAATTCAATCATTAATCATGGCAAATACAATAATAGGATTTATTTAATGAAACTAGACAAAAATGATTATCCTAAAATAGTATCTATTTTAGGAAAAATGGCTGTGGATAATGGTTATACTAAAATATTTGCTAAAATACCTTATTCGCTAAAAGATGAATTTATTAATAATGGATACATCATAGAAGCTAATATTCATGGATTTTATAATGGTATTGAAGATGCAATTTTTATTAGTAAATATTTTAGTAAAGAGAGGAGTACTATAAAAGAAAGAAATGAAATAGAAAAAATAATTAATTTTTCTAAAGCAAAGGATAAAATAAATACACAAATAAAGCTTGAACAAGATTACCAATTTTATATTTGTGGTGAAAATGATATAGATCAAATGTGTAAAGTATATAAAGAAGTATTTAAAACATATCCATTTCCTATTCATGACCCAAAATATGTTAAAGAAACTATGGATAACAATTCTATTTATTTTTCTATAAAAGTTAAAGACAAAATTGTATCTTTAGCTTCTACAGAAATGGATTATTCATCTAAAAGTGTTGAAATGACTGATTTTGCAACATTACCGCAATATAGAGGACATGGATTCAGTATATTTCTATTAAAAAAAATGGAAGAAAAAATGAGAAGAAAAAATTTTTATGCAGCATTTACTATTGCAAGAGCTTTATCATATGGGATGAATGTTACTTTTTCAAAATTAAATTATAATTATGGAGGTACTTTAATAAATAATACTAACATTTCTGGTGAGTTAGAAAGTATGAATATATGGTATAAAATTCTTAGTGAAAACAAATAA